In Mercurialis annua linkage group LG5, ddMerAnnu1.2, whole genome shotgun sequence, a single genomic region encodes these proteins:
- the LOC126682557 gene encoding chaperone protein dnaJ 8, chloroplastic, which yields MATASVGLIGGNGCGGSSSSWFQIKNRKKKNNMGRNRVNFYCVSSNSVADPYKTLRIQPGASESDVKKAFRQLALQYHPDVCRGNNCGVQFSRINEAYDIVMSTLRGEVDGSQMFDSYEPSDQGIDEPMRGMDNDPEWDMWEEWMGWEGAGIRDYTSHINPYI from the exons ATGGCGACGGCTTCTGTGGGTTTGATCGGAGGAAATGGGTGCGGCGGTTCTTCGAGTTCttggtttcaaatcaagaaccggaagaagaagaataatatGGGGAGGAATCGGGTCAATTTTTATTGTGTTTCTTCTAATTCGGTTGCGGATCCTTATAAGACTCTTCGGATTCAACCCGGTGCTTCTGAATCTGATGTCAAGAAAGCTTTTAGGCAGCTTGCTTTgcag TATCATCCGGATGTTTGTAGAGGAAACAATTGTGGAGTGCAGTTTAGTCGGATTAACGAAGCCTACGAT ATTGTGATGAGTACTCTGAGGGGAGAAGTAGACGGATCGCAGATGTTCGACTCATACGAGCCCTCCGATCAAGGAATCGATGAGCCGATGAGAGGGATGGATAACGATCCGGAATGGGACATGTGGGAAGAATGGATGGGATGGGAAGGAGCTGGTATTAGAGACTACACATCTCATATTAATCCTTACATTTGA
- the LOC126681368 gene encoding secreted RxLR effector protein 161-like, giving the protein MVGSLMYLTATRPDLAFVVSLISRYMERPTELHQQAVKRVLRYIKGTTELGIFYKRGGEEKLVAYSDSDYAGDVEDRKSTSGYVFLLSSGVVAWSSKKQPVVTLSTTEAEFIAAASCACQSIWMRRILEKLGLQQSKCTDVFCDNSSTIKLSKNPVMHGRSKHIDVRFHFLRDLTMDGVVKLEYCGSKDQLADIMTKPLTLEVFERLRELLGVCSAQRL; this is encoded by the exons ATGGTTGGCAGCCTTATGTATTTGACTGCAACCAGACCAGACTTGGCTTTTGTGGTGAGCTTAATCAGTAGATACATGGAAAGACCAACTGAGTTGCATCAACAAGCTGTAAAGCGAGTTCTTCGTTACATCAAAGGAACTACTGAACTGGGAATCTTCTATAAAAGAGGTGGAGAGGAGAAATTGGTGGCCTATTCAGACAGTGATTATGCAGGAGATGTTGAAGATCGGAAAAGCACATCTGGGTACGTGTTCTTGCTTAGTTCAGGTGTTGTAGCTTGGTCTTCAAAGAAACAACCAGTAGTCACTCTTTCGACAACTGAAGCTGAGTTTATAGCTGCTGCCTCTTGTGCATGTCAAAGTATATGGATGCGTAGGATTCTTGAGAAGCTCGGTCTTCAGCAAAGTAAGTGCACTGATGTCTTTTGTGATAATAGCTCTACCATTAAATTATCAAAGAATCCTGTTATGCACGGAAGAAGCAAGCATATTGATGTTAGATTTCATTTTCTTCGTGATTTAACGATGGATGGAGTTGTTAAATTGGAGTATTGTGGTTCAAAAGATCAGTTAGCGGATATTATGACTAAGCCTTTGACGCTTGAAGTGTTCGAAAGATTGCGAGAGCTGCTTGGAGTTTGCTCAGCACAGA GACTTtga